The following are encoded in a window of Methanofastidiosum sp. genomic DNA:
- a CDS encoding ATP-binding protein, which yields MTTKEILRQVVINQKKELNIQKETVRREILDKILGFFEDERIIILTGVRRCGKSTLLKQLMQNKSGWCYINFEDERLLDFNAKEFETLNEVLIESYGPSKIYFFDEIQNVEKFETFVRRLQDQGKKIIITGSNASLLSKEFGTRLTGRYKVFEVYPFSFVEFLSFKNIIFNKDDFYISEKRINLQKLFEEYLNSGGFPEYLKNQDSDYLKTVYENILYKDIIVRYSIKKEKLLKELVNILATNATCKFTYNSLKKTLNLGNAITVKEYISYLGNSYIFFEVLKFSHSLRQQLNSPRKIYLVDQAFNKICGLTFTPNKGRNLENLVYIELKRENKDIYYYSNKNECDFLVKKGNKITDAIQVSFALDETNMEREINGLIEVMDALKIREGLIITFEQTDEIQIEDKKIRVIPAYRWVIEKSNMSNL from the coding sequence ATGACTACCAAAGAGATATTGAGACAGGTAGTGATAAATCAAAAAAAGGAACTAAACATCCAGAAAGAAACAGTAAGAAGAGAGATATTAGATAAAATATTAGGTTTCTTCGAAGATGAAAGGATAATTATCCTAACGGGTGTCAGAAGGTGTGGCAAATCTACCCTGTTAAAACAATTAATGCAGAATAAATCGGGATGGTGTTATATAAACTTTGAAGACGAAAGATTACTTGACTTTAACGCTAAAGAATTCGAAACTCTAAACGAAGTCCTAATCGAATCATACGGACCCTCAAAAATCTACTTCTTCGACGAGATCCAAAACGTTGAGAAATTTGAAACTTTTGTTAGAAGATTACAGGACCAAGGCAAAAAAATAATAATCACCGGATCAAATGCGTCTCTTCTTAGCAAAGAGTTTGGTACAAGGCTTACAGGGAGATACAAGGTGTTTGAGGTATACCCCTTCTCATTTGTGGAGTTCCTCTCATTCAAAAATATAATCTTCAACAAGGATGATTTTTACATATCTGAAAAAAGGATTAATCTTCAAAAACTCTTTGAAGAATACCTTAACTCCGGGGGATTTCCAGAGTATCTAAAAAATCAAGATTCGGATTACTTAAAAACAGTGTATGAGAACATACTGTATAAGGATATAATAGTTAGGTATTCTATAAAGAAAGAGAAGCTATTGAAGGAGCTCGTTAATATACTTGCAACTAACGCCACATGTAAGTTCACATACAACTCTCTTAAAAAAACACTTAACCTTGGGAATGCCATAACTGTGAAAGAGTATATTTCCTATCTTGGGAACTCCTACATCTTCTTCGAAGTGCTAAAATTCTCCCATTCATTGAGACAGCAGCTTAACTCTCCAAGGAAGATATACCTTGTCGACCAAGCGTTCAACAAGATATGTGGCTTAACATTTACGCCAAACAAAGGTAGAAACTTAGAGAATCTGGTGTATATCGAGCTAAAGAGGGAAAATAAAGATATCTATTACTACTCAAACAAGAACGAATGTGACTTCCTAGTCAAAAAGGGCAACAAAATAACAGATGCTATACAGGTCAGTTTTGCACTCGATGAAACTAATATGGAACGGGAGATAAATGGATTGATTGAAGTTATGGACGCCTTAAAGATTAGAGAAGGACTAATCATAACTTTTGAACAGACAGATGAAATTCAAATAGAAGATAAAAAAATTAGAGTTATACCTGCTTATAGGTGGGTTATTGAAAAAAGTAATATGTCAAACCTCTAA
- a CDS encoding AbrB/MazE/SpoVT family DNA-binding domain-containing protein, whose protein sequence is MATTTVNSKEEFTRVSSKGQIVIPKDIRDNLDIKEGDLLAAVSEENFIILKKIDPKITEEEKVLLKRIKESWDSIDRGDYTEMEGSELLKEMKKW, encoded by the coding sequence ATGGCTACAACTACCGTAAACTCCAAGGAAGAGTTCACACGTGTAAGCTCTAAAGGGCAGATTGTCATCCCAAAAGATATCAGGGATAATCTAGATATCAAAGAGGGCGATCTTCTAGCCGCAGTTTCTGAAGAGAACTTCATCATCTTGAAAAAGATTGACCCCAAGATTACTGAAGAAGAGAAGGTACTCCTAAAAAGAATAAAGGAATCCTGGGACAGTATAGATAGGGGCGATTACACAGAGATGGAAGGAAGCGAACTCCTAAAGGAAATGAAGAAATGGTAA
- a CDS encoding roadblock/LC7 domain-containing protein has protein sequence MAKSRTEVLKELLKEFKSTSADVQASAVVSTDGLIIASELPQDVEEDRVAAMSAAMLSLGERTSKELMKGSLEQVFVKGQDGYILLMGAGEDAVLTALAKKDAKLGLVFLDMKRTADKISGVI, from the coding sequence ATGGCCAAATCAAGAACCGAAGTACTTAAAGAACTTCTAAAAGAATTTAAATCAACATCCGCAGATGTTCAAGCATCTGCTGTGGTATCGACTGATGGTTTAATTATTGCAAGTGAATTACCACAAGACGTCGAAGAGGACAGAGTAGCTGCAATGTCAGCAGCAATGCTCTCATTAGGAGAAAGAACATCAAAAGAGCTCATGAAGGGGTCTCTTGAGCAGGTCTTTGTTAAAGGTCAGGACGGATACATTCTCTTAATGGGCGCTGGGGAAGATGCAGTTCTCACAGCACTTGCAAAAAAGGATGCAAAACTGGGCCTAGTTTTTCTAGATATGAAAAGGACGGCCGACAAAATTTCAGGAGTGATATAA
- a CDS encoding 4-vinyl reductase, with translation MVEFKAAKVPPEMVPIFLKSENTINEFFKKVVHQPEKGRIDIDGDRYMWVRATSLAVSFRHTLEEVYGDKGADQIMYKFGKAVGLQEAKEFHKKFGIKDPLEKLSAGPVYFSYSGWAFVDILPASAPSPDENYLLVYHHPGSFEAEPFLKRGEKSNRNICHINAGYSAGWCEESFGIPLEAREITCKAKGDDKCTFIMCHRSTILKRLEIMQDLLSKGKKVEELAPGDLAI, from the coding sequence ATGGTTGAGTTTAAGGCAGCAAAAGTTCCCCCAGAGATGGTACCCATATTTCTTAAATCAGAAAACACAATTAACGAATTCTTCAAAAAGGTTGTTCATCAGCCTGAAAAGGGGAGAATTGATATTGATGGCGATAGATATATGTGGGTTCGTGCAACATCGCTTGCAGTTTCTTTTAGGCACACTTTAGAGGAAGTTTACGGGGACAAGGGAGCAGACCAGATCATGTATAAATTTGGCAAGGCCGTAGGTCTCCAAGAAGCCAAAGAGTTTCACAAGAAATTTGGGATAAAAGATCCTTTAGAAAAGCTGTCTGCGGGACCAGTATACTTCTCATATAGCGGCTGGGCGTTTGTGGACATTCTGCCGGCGTCTGCACCTTCACCTGACGAGAATTATCTGTTAGTGTATCACCATCCTGGATCTTTTGAAGCTGAACCCTTCTTGAAAAGAGGAGAGAAGTCAAATCGTAATATCTGCCACATAAATGCCGGGTACTCTGCAGGCTGGTGTGAAGAATCCTTTGGCATACCGCTTGAGGCAAGGGAAATAACATGCAAAGCAAAAGGGGACGACAAATGTACATTCATCATGTGCCACAGAAGCACTATTCTAAAGAGATTGGAGATAATGCAAGACCTTCTCTCAAAAGGGAAAAAAGTTGAGGAACTCGCACCAGGAGATCTTGCAATATAA
- a CDS encoding PQQ-binding-like beta-propeller repeat protein, which produces MKKKITAVLLVTIFLTSFGAVFAADGDLKWDYYIGNYVYSSPAIGADGTIYVGGYDFSLYAFSPSGGAPKWTYETGSYITGSPSIAPDGTIYIGSQDDYLYAINPDGSLKWSYETGSNVCSSPAIGADGTIYFISHDGYLYALTAGGSFKWNYDIGSTSYAQSSPAIGADGTIYVGSQDGNLYAITPSGSLKWTYDINTYYARSSPAVAADGTIYIGSYDDYLYAINPNGSLKWRYETGGGINRSSPAIGADGTVYIGSSDKYLYAINPNGSLKWRFETGSSVPSSAAIGADGTIYFVSQDDYLYAISPTGSGDRTDYKWRYDVGGGRSSPAIAPDGTIYVGGEDDYKLYAIQSSSSWTYASYQQSMKAYANSNWPKFGQNNFNTHRAIPFVPKSLPMDRIMKILEKNENNK; this is translated from the coding sequence ATGAAGAAAAAAATAACAGCTGTTTTATTAGTTACTATATTTTTAACGTCTTTTGGAGCAGTTTTTGCCGCGGATGGGGACCTTAAATGGGATTACTATATAGGAAATTATGTTTATTCATCCCCAGCAATCGGTGCAGATGGCACAATATATGTTGGGGGGTATGATTTTTCCCTCTATGCATTCTCCCCAAGTGGAGGGGCCCCAAAATGGACATATGAAACTGGGAGTTATATCACAGGCTCACCATCAATAGCTCCTGATGGAACAATATACATTGGGAGCCAGGATGATTATCTTTATGCAATAAATCCAGACGGATCTCTAAAGTGGTCATATGAAACAGGATCAAATGTTTGCTCATCTCCCGCAATCGGTGCAGATGGCACAATATATTTTATAAGCCATGACGGCTACCTTTATGCGCTGACTGCAGGCGGATCATTTAAATGGAATTATGACATAGGTAGCACTAGCTATGCTCAGTCATCACCAGCAATAGGTGCAGACGGCACAATCTATGTTGGAAGCCAAGACGGCAACCTTTACGCAATAACACCAAGCGGGTCATTGAAATGGACTTATGACATCAATACGTATTATGCTCGCTCATCCCCTGCTGTTGCAGCAGACGGCACTATATACATAGGAAGTTATGATGATTATCTTTATGCAATAAATCCAAATGGTTCTCTAAAGTGGAGATATGAGACCGGTGGAGGCATTAATCGATCATCACCAGCAATCGGTGCAGATGGCACAGTATATATTGGGAGCTCCGATAAATACCTCTATGCAATAAATCCAAACGGTTCTCTAAAGTGGAGATTTGAAACAGGTAGCAGTGTTCCATCATCCGCTGCAATCGGTGCAGACGGCACAATATATTTTGTGAGCCAGGATGATTATCTTTACGCGATAAGCCCGACAGGTAGTGGAGATCGTACTGACTACAAGTGGAGGTATGATGTCGGTGGTGGTAGGTCATCTCCTGCAATAGCTCCTGACGGCACAATCTATGTTGGAGGCGAAGACGACTATAAACTCTACGCTATTCAGAGCAGTTCAAGTTGGACATATGCGTCTTATCAACAATCAATGAAGGCATATGCAAACTCAAACTGGCCAAAGTTCGGACAGAACAATTTCAATACTCATAGAGCAATACCCTTTGTTCCCAAATCTCTTCCAATGGACAGGATAATGAAGATTCTAGAAAAGAACGAAAATAATAAATAG
- a CDS encoding PFL family protein — protein MVTSDEILETIKMVKVEQLDIRTVTLGINLLDCAKNDVGHTCERIAEKLEDKAGDFVEIVNSVQEDFGIPIVNKRIAVTPISLIINALGMPSKKAAVKIATTLDEAAEDLGINFIGGYTALVHRAASLGDNILIESIPEAMDATERLCSSVVVASTRDGINMDEILRMGRIIKKTSEVSDTGCARLVVLANAPEDIPFMPGAYHGIGNSDASINVGISGPGVVRAAVEKTDGNFMELCDTIKRVSFKIVRAGELIGEEVAKRMKVDFGSIDLSLAPTPAVGDSVAKIIEDMGIEHCGGPGSTCALALLTDAVKKGGIMASSRIGGYSGAFIPVSEDRGMIEVAKEGYINIEKLEAMTSVCSVGLDMVPIPGDTPEEIIAGIIADEIAIGVYNNKTVGVRLVPIKGKKEGDYVHFGGLLGEGSVMPVKKVDCSRFVKRGGRIPASVTSFRN, from the coding sequence ATGGTAACATCTGATGAGATTCTTGAGACCATAAAGATGGTAAAGGTTGAGCAGCTTGACATAAGGACTGTTACGCTCGGCATCAATTTATTGGATTGTGCTAAAAATGATGTAGGCCACACATGCGAGCGGATAGCTGAAAAGCTAGAGGACAAAGCCGGGGATTTCGTCGAGATCGTAAACAGCGTTCAGGAAGATTTTGGAATCCCGATAGTGAACAAAAGGATAGCTGTGACTCCAATTTCTTTAATAATAAATGCTCTTGGAATGCCTTCAAAAAAGGCGGCAGTAAAGATAGCCACAACTCTTGATGAGGCAGCTGAAGACCTAGGTATCAATTTTATTGGGGGCTATACAGCTCTTGTTCATAGGGCAGCATCACTAGGGGACAACATCCTTATTGAATCAATACCAGAGGCAATGGACGCTACAGAGAGGCTCTGCTCTTCAGTAGTTGTCGCATCAACTCGTGATGGAATAAACATGGACGAGATCCTTAGGATGGGCCGGATAATCAAAAAGACCTCTGAGGTATCTGATACTGGATGCGCAAGGCTAGTAGTTCTAGCAAACGCACCAGAAGATATACCTTTCATGCCAGGTGCTTATCACGGCATTGGAAACTCTGACGCATCAATTAATGTAGGTATCAGCGGGCCAGGGGTAGTAAGGGCTGCAGTAGAAAAGACCGATGGGAACTTCATGGAGCTATGCGACACCATAAAGCGAGTCTCTTTCAAAATTGTCAGAGCCGGGGAATTGATTGGGGAAGAGGTCGCTAAAAGAATGAAGGTTGACTTTGGCTCAATCGATCTGTCTCTAGCACCAACTCCTGCGGTAGGGGATAGCGTTGCAAAGATCATTGAGGACATGGGCATAGAGCACTGCGGCGGTCCTGGATCCACTTGCGCATTAGCACTTCTAACTGACGCTGTAAAGAAAGGAGGCATCATGGCAAGCTCTAGAATCGGAGGATACAGCGGCGCGTTCATACCTGTATCAGAAGACCGAGGCATGATTGAAGTTGCAAAAGAGGGCTACATCAATATTGAAAAGCTTGAAGCTATGACATCAGTATGCTCTGTAGGGCTAGATATGGTCCCAATACCAGGCGACACTCCAGAAGAGATCATTGCAGGGATTATCGCAGATGAGATTGCCATAGGCGTATACAACAACAAGACTGTTGGTGTCAGGCTTGTTCCAATCAAAGGAAAGAAGGAAGGGGACTATGTCCACTTTGGAGGCCTGTTAGGCGAAGGGTCAGTAATGCCTGTAAAGAAGGTTGACTGCTCTAGATTCGTAAAACGTGGCGGCAGGATTCCGGCATCTGTTACAAGCTTTAGGAACTAA
- a CDS encoding type II toxin-antitoxin system RelE/ParE family toxin, with the protein MVRVVYSKEFEQDVKKIRDKALKERLIKQVKKILKNPDIEKPLRYNLKGERSVYVPPYRLVYALIDDKIFF; encoded by the coding sequence ATGGTAAGGGTAGTATATTCTAAGGAATTTGAGCAGGATGTCAAAAAGATCCGCGACAAGGCTTTAAAGGAACGACTTATTAAACAAGTTAAGAAAATACTTAAAAATCCCGATATTGAAAAGCCCCTGCGATACAATCTAAAAGGCGAGAGGTCTGTCTACGTCCCTCCATATAGATTAGTATATGCGCTTATTGATGACAAGATTTTTTTCTGA
- the metG gene encoding methionine--tRNA ligase, protein MRERILVTSALPYANGPLHVGHIAGAYLPADTYVRYNRLAGADIVYVGGTDEHGTAIEIKALKDGVTPKELVDFYYEDMKTDFKNLGISYDNFSRTSLPIHHKTSQDFFLKILKNGHIERKTVVQAFCPKCNMFLADRYVEGTCPTCGAPDQKGNQCEVCGKVLEPIELVDPKCITCGTTPEVKETFQWFIRLSDFQDELEVWMKSNKHWRPNVVNFCLNWIKEGLQDRAITRDLQWGIKVPLEEGKDKVLYVWFEAVIGYVSSTKEWAERMGKPDAWKDYWLDGKIVHFIGKDNIPFHAIMWPAFLLGYGEYEGRKWKLPYDVPANEYLNIGGKKTSTSRNWAIWLGEFLKDFPPDYLRYYLTTVAPESRDSDFLWEDFQKRINDELNDIIGNFVHRSITFAFNNFDGKIPSLDKSLLDDDDKEAIKNMEEIGTKVSDLIKVFKMKDALKEVVSFAKSCNRYFDKKEPWKLVKTDKQRAANTIYISLELAKTLSMVLNPFLPFSTEKMLSEIGIAKFSWDDSAKLLLEQGKPLEKPEPIFSKVPDEEIKRQIEKLDNPPPMKKTLVKKEEKPMIPFDEFAKLDIRTGKIISVEDHPKADKLYVMKIDVGEERTIVAGIKSYYKKEELVGKKIVAICNLEPATIRGVKSEAMLLAADDGKLVSLLEADKEIKTGAKIR, encoded by the coding sequence ATGAGAGAAAGAATACTTGTCACTTCCGCTCTTCCCTATGCAAATGGCCCCCTCCATGTAGGCCATATAGCAGGGGCTTACCTTCCAGCAGATACCTATGTCAGGTACAATAGGCTAGCTGGCGCGGATATAGTTTATGTAGGTGGGACAGACGAACATGGAACGGCAATAGAGATAAAGGCCCTAAAGGATGGCGTCACGCCAAAGGAGCTTGTTGACTTTTACTATGAGGATATGAAGACAGATTTTAAAAATCTCGGCATATCCTATGATAACTTTTCAAGGACTTCGCTACCCATTCACCACAAGACCTCTCAAGACTTTTTCTTGAAGATCTTAAAGAACGGCCATATTGAGAGGAAGACCGTCGTCCAGGCATTCTGCCCCAAGTGCAACATGTTCTTGGCGGACAGATACGTCGAGGGGACATGCCCGACATGCGGCGCCCCGGATCAAAAGGGCAATCAGTGCGAGGTCTGCGGAAAGGTCTTAGAGCCAATTGAGCTTGTAGACCCAAAGTGCATAACATGCGGCACAACGCCTGAAGTAAAGGAAACATTCCAGTGGTTTATCAGGCTAAGCGACTTTCAGGATGAATTAGAAGTCTGGATGAAGTCAAACAAGCACTGGAGGCCTAACGTAGTAAACTTCTGCCTGAACTGGATCAAGGAAGGGTTACAAGATAGGGCAATCACAAGAGATTTGCAGTGGGGTATCAAGGTCCCGCTAGAAGAAGGAAAAGACAAAGTATTGTATGTCTGGTTTGAAGCGGTCATAGGTTACGTCTCATCCACAAAGGAGTGGGCAGAGCGAATGGGAAAACCAGACGCATGGAAGGATTACTGGCTGGACGGAAAGATCGTCCACTTCATAGGTAAGGATAACATACCTTTCCATGCTATCATGTGGCCGGCGTTCCTCTTAGGGTATGGCGAATATGAAGGGAGAAAATGGAAGCTCCCATACGACGTCCCGGCAAATGAGTACCTCAACATAGGCGGAAAGAAGACATCGACATCAAGGAACTGGGCGATATGGCTTGGAGAATTCCTGAAGGATTTCCCGCCTGACTATCTTAGGTATTATCTAACAACAGTAGCCCCAGAATCAAGGGACTCAGACTTCCTCTGGGAGGATTTCCAGAAGAGGATAAATGACGAGCTAAATGACATCATAGGCAACTTTGTCCACAGGTCCATCACATTTGCTTTCAATAACTTTGACGGTAAGATTCCTTCTCTTGATAAATCACTCCTTGATGATGACGATAAGGAAGCCATAAAGAACATGGAAGAGATCGGTACAAAGGTCTCTGACCTCATAAAGGTATTCAAGATGAAGGATGCATTGAAGGAGGTCGTCTCATTTGCAAAGAGCTGCAACAGGTACTTTGATAAGAAGGAGCCATGGAAGCTAGTTAAGACCGATAAGCAAAGGGCAGCAAACACAATCTACATATCTCTAGAGCTAGCAAAGACGCTCTCAATGGTACTAAATCCATTTTTGCCGTTCTCAACAGAGAAGATGCTGAGTGAGATTGGAATAGCTAAGTTTTCCTGGGACGATAGTGCAAAACTTCTTTTAGAGCAGGGAAAGCCTTTAGAAAAACCAGAGCCGATATTCTCCAAGGTCCCTGATGAGGAGATAAAGAGGCAGATAGAAAAGCTTGATAATCCGCCCCCAATGAAAAAGACCCTAGTAAAGAAGGAGGAAAAGCCCATGATACCATTTGATGAGTTTGCAAAACTTGATATAAGGACTGGGAAGATCATCTCAGTTGAAGACCACCCGAAGGCTGACAAGCTATATGTCATGAAGATTGATGTCGGCGAAGAGAGAACTATAGTTGCAGGCATAAAGAGCTACTATAAGAAGGAAGAATTAGTCGGAAAGAAGATAGTGGCAATATGCAATCTTGAACCAGCAACAATCCGTGGCGTAAAGAGTGAAGCTATGCTTTTGGCTGCTGACGACGGAAAGCTTGTATCATTACTTGAAGCAGACAAGGAAATCAAGACCGGTGCAAAGATAAGATAA
- a CDS encoding ACT domain-containing protein produces the protein MADKIGEKIVITVLSADRPGIVAGVTRVLADLNVNILELSQTVLDGVFSMIAIADISTSGYDFKKIKKDLEDEGAKLNINLLIQRKEIFDRMHRV, from the coding sequence ATGGCAGACAAAATTGGAGAAAAGATTGTTATTACTGTATTATCAGCCGATAGGCCCGGTATCGTGGCAGGTGTTACAAGGGTGCTAGCTGACTTAAATGTCAATATACTAGAGCTCAGCCAGACCGTTCTTGACGGCGTATTCTCAATGATTGCCATAGCCGATATATCCACATCAGGCTATGACTTTAAGAAGATAAAGAAGGACCTAGAGGACGAAGGGGCCAAACTTAACATTAATCTTCTAATTCAAAGGAAAGAGATATTTGACAGGATGCACAGGGTTTGA